Proteins encoded together in one Sinorhizobium meliloti window:
- a CDS encoding PLP-dependent aminotransferase family protein has protein sequence MTTWLPDIEQGHGPLYARIADQIEEAIGNGTLPAGTKLPPQRNLAFDVGVTIGTIGRAYGIVRERGLVSGEVGRGTYVLDHPESRPPEQSDPLTTSLSGTRPLIAPAGKLRFDSTAAPDIGQGDILAQLLGDISREHHGDIASYARNFPDHWFEAGSQWLARGNFRPGPETVVPTLGAHAAVVAVISAVTSPGDRIAFETLTYSQISRSAGLIGRRIALVESDEFGMRPEDFERVCAQQHPKLAFLMPGAQNPTVAVMPLDRRQAIADIARKYGVWLVEDNLYGSMTGDPLPLLMELAPERTFLVGGLSKSVAAGVRGGWVACPPHFSQRIRVAHKMVSGGLPFILAELCARLVLSGSASVLRNRGVEEIGAREALAREIFTGFDFNSHPKIPFFWLKLPEPWLSGTFKQAALQEGVLIDDEDEFKAGRSDRVFHRIRVGFSSPIERSEVRRGFEILRRLLDSGRAGYDSFD, from the coding sequence ATGACAACTTGGCTTCCCGACATTGAACAAGGTCACGGGCCGCTTTACGCGCGCATTGCCGACCAGATCGAAGAGGCGATCGGCAACGGCACCCTGCCCGCGGGTACGAAGCTGCCGCCCCAGCGCAATCTCGCCTTCGATGTAGGGGTCACGATCGGCACGATCGGGCGCGCCTACGGCATTGTCCGCGAACGTGGCCTGGTCAGCGGCGAGGTCGGCCGCGGCACCTACGTTCTCGATCATCCGGAAAGCCGGCCGCCGGAGCAGTCGGATCCGCTGACGACGTCGCTTTCAGGGACGCGCCCGCTCATAGCTCCCGCCGGCAAGCTCCGCTTCGACAGCACCGCCGCTCCTGATATCGGACAGGGCGACATCCTGGCGCAATTGCTCGGAGACATCAGCCGCGAGCATCACGGGGACATTGCGAGCTATGCCCGCAACTTTCCGGATCATTGGTTCGAGGCTGGATCTCAATGGCTGGCACGCGGCAATTTCCGGCCAGGGCCGGAAACGGTCGTCCCGACGCTTGGGGCTCATGCCGCAGTCGTCGCGGTGATCTCGGCCGTCACCTCCCCGGGCGACCGCATCGCCTTCGAGACGCTGACCTATTCCCAGATCAGCCGCAGCGCGGGCCTCATCGGCCGCCGGATCGCGCTGGTGGAAAGCGACGAATTCGGGATGCGGCCGGAAGATTTCGAGCGTGTCTGTGCCCAGCAGCACCCGAAACTCGCCTTTCTGATGCCCGGCGCGCAGAACCCGACGGTGGCGGTCATGCCGCTCGACCGGCGCCAGGCAATCGCCGACATCGCGCGCAAATACGGCGTCTGGCTGGTCGAGGACAATCTCTACGGTTCCATGACCGGCGACCCGCTGCCATTGCTGATGGAACTTGCGCCCGAGCGAACCTTCCTCGTCGGCGGTCTTTCGAAGTCCGTTGCTGCCGGCGTACGCGGCGGCTGGGTCGCCTGCCCGCCGCATTTCAGCCAGCGTATCCGCGTAGCCCACAAGATGGTGAGCGGCGGCCTGCCTTTCATTCTCGCGGAGCTTTGCGCCCGTCTGGTCCTCTCCGGATCGGCGTCGGTATTGCGCAATCGCGGCGTCGAGGAAATAGGCGCACGCGAAGCTCTGGCGCGCGAGATCTTCACAGGCTTCGATTTCAACTCGCATCCGAAGATTCCGTTTTTTTGGCTGAAGCTGCCCGAGCCCTGGCTTTCCGGAACCTTCAAGCAGGCCGCCCTGCAGGAGGGCGTGCTCATCGACGACGAGGATGAATTCAAGGCCGGACGCTCCGACCGGGTTTTTCACCGTATCCGCGTCGGTTTCTCCTCGCCAATCGAACGATCCGAGGTGCGAAGAGGCTTCGAAATACTGCGCCGTCTCCTCGATAGCGGGCGCGCCGGATATGACAGTTTCGATTGA
- a CDS encoding acyloxyacyl hydrolase, giving the protein MKDFRSFAGRGPFTFVAAALTLSSALIGSQAGAAEGVFDELRFGATTSIGNGSNQEDGVFPSATLFFDPLGAGSASGLVEKILRPRIHTGASVATSSSGVNEIYAGLSWNADITERVFIELGAGGTVHDGDLNDDGSDGPKLGCRLLFREYAAVGYRFDDHWNLSATVEHASNANLCDGPNDGLTRAGLMLGYQF; this is encoded by the coding sequence ATGAAGGATTTCCGCTCGTTTGCAGGTCGGGGACCGTTTACATTCGTTGCAGCAGCCCTGACGCTTTCGAGCGCACTCATCGGTTCTCAGGCCGGTGCAGCAGAAGGTGTCTTCGATGAATTGCGGTTCGGCGCTACGACCTCGATCGGCAACGGCTCAAATCAGGAAGACGGGGTCTTCCCCTCCGCTACATTGTTCTTCGATCCGCTCGGCGCCGGCAGCGCAAGCGGCCTTGTCGAGAAAATCCTGCGGCCGCGGATCCATACCGGCGCGTCCGTCGCGACCTCGTCCAGCGGCGTAAACGAAATCTACGCCGGCTTGAGTTGGAATGCCGACATCACCGAGCGCGTTTTCATCGAGCTCGGCGCCGGCGGCACGGTGCATGACGGCGATCTCAATGACGATGGATCGGACGGACCGAAACTCGGCTGCAGGCTGCTGTTCCGCGAATATGCAGCCGTGGGCTACCGTTTCGACGATCACTGGAATCTCTCGGCCACGGTCGAGCATGCGTCCAATGCCAACCTCTGCGACGGCCCGAACGACGGGCTCACGCGCGCGGGGCTGATGCTCGGCTACCAGTTCTAG
- a CDS encoding BolA/IbaG family iron-sulfur metabolism protein, whose product MPMAPGDIEDMIKAGIPGAKVTIRDLAGDGDHYAAEVVAEAFRGKTRVQQHQMVYNALKGNMGGILHALALQTSAPE is encoded by the coding sequence ATGCCCATGGCACCAGGCGATATCGAAGACATGATCAAGGCCGGGATTCCCGGCGCAAAGGTCACGATTCGTGATCTGGCCGGTGACGGCGACCACTATGCCGCCGAAGTCGTGGCCGAAGCGTTTCGTGGCAAGACGCGCGTGCAGCAGCACCAGATGGTCTACAACGCCTTGAAGGGCAACATGGGCGGCATTCTGCATGCGCTCGCCCTTCAAACCAGCGCGCCGGAGTGA
- the purL gene encoding phosphoribosylformylglycinamidine synthase subunit PurL, whose product MTISNTRPITPDLIASHGLKPDEYERILNLIGREPTFTELGIFSAMWNEHCSYKSSKKWLRTLPTKGPRVIQGPGENAGVVDIDDGDCVVFKMESHNHPSYIEPYQGAATGVGGILRDVFTMGARPVAAMNALRFGSPDHPKTRHLVSGVVAGVGGYGNSFGVPTVGGEVEFDARYNGNILVNAFAAGLAKTDAIFYSKAEGVGLPVVYLGAKTGRDGVGGATMASAEFDESIEEKRPTVQVGDPFTEKCLLEACLELMQTGAVIAIQDMGAAGLTCSAVEMGAKGDLGIELDLDKVPVREERMTAYEMMLSESQERMLMVLRPEKEEEAKAIFVKWGLDFAIVGKTTDDLRFRILHQGEEVANLPIKELGDEAPEYDRPWTPARTPSPLATNDIPQADVSDALLKLVGSANNSSRRWVYEQYDTLIQGNSLQLPGGDAGVIRVEGHETKALAFSSDVTPRYVEADPFEGGKQAVAECWRNLTATGALPLAATDNLNFGNPERPEIMSQLVHAIKGIGEACQALDFPIVSGNVSLYNETNGQAILPTPTIGGVGLVRDWSKMARIRFAAANETILLAGAPQSWGTHIGQSVYMRDIHGRTDGPAPHVDLGHERKVGDFVRGLIEDGLVTAVHDCSSGGLALAVAEMAIASGIGATIDAPAEHDPIPVFYGEDQGRYVVTVAEGSAETVAARAKAAGVALPVIGRTGGNAVQLGNARPVSVDELRSAHEAWFPNYMGGDLAPDN is encoded by the coding sequence ATGACGATTTCCAACACCCGCCCCATCACCCCGGACCTGATCGCCTCGCACGGGCTCAAGCCCGACGAATACGAACGCATCCTGAACCTGATCGGGCGCGAGCCGACCTTTACGGAGCTTGGCATCTTCTCGGCCATGTGGAACGAGCATTGCTCGTACAAATCCTCGAAGAAATGGCTGCGCACGCTCCCGACCAAGGGGCCTCGCGTCATCCAGGGCCCGGGCGAGAACGCCGGCGTGGTCGACATCGACGACGGTGACTGCGTCGTCTTCAAGATGGAGAGCCACAACCACCCCTCCTACATCGAGCCCTACCAGGGAGCGGCAACGGGCGTCGGCGGCATCCTGCGTGATGTCTTCACGATGGGTGCGCGTCCGGTAGCGGCGATGAACGCGCTGCGCTTCGGTTCACCGGATCACCCGAAGACCCGCCACCTCGTCTCGGGCGTCGTCGCAGGCGTCGGCGGCTACGGCAATTCCTTCGGCGTGCCGACGGTCGGCGGCGAAGTCGAGTTCGACGCGCGCTACAATGGCAACATCCTCGTCAATGCCTTCGCTGCGGGGCTCGCCAAGACCGACGCGATCTTCTACTCGAAGGCGGAAGGCGTCGGCCTCCCGGTCGTCTATCTCGGCGCCAAGACCGGACGCGACGGTGTCGGCGGCGCGACGATGGCATCGGCCGAGTTCGACGAGTCGATCGAGGAGAAGCGCCCGACCGTTCAGGTTGGCGATCCCTTCACCGAGAAGTGCCTCCTCGAAGCCTGCCTGGAACTGATGCAGACCGGTGCGGTCATTGCGATCCAGGACATGGGCGCTGCCGGCCTCACCTGCTCGGCCGTCGAAATGGGCGCCAAGGGCGATCTCGGCATCGAACTCGATCTCGACAAGGTGCCGGTGCGCGAAGAGCGCATGACGGCCTATGAGATGATGCTTTCGGAAAGCCAGGAGCGCATGCTTATGGTGCTGCGCCCGGAAAAAGAAGAGGAAGCCAAGGCCATCTTCGTCAAATGGGGCCTCGATTTCGCGATCGTCGGCAAGACCACCGACGACCTGCGCTTCCGTATTCTGCACCAGGGCGAAGAAGTCGCGAACCTGCCGATCAAGGAACTCGGAGACGAGGCGCCGGAATACGACCGCCCCTGGACGCCGGCAAGGACACCCTCGCCGCTCGCCACCAACGACATTCCGCAGGCTGATGTGTCCGATGCGCTTCTGAAGCTTGTCGGTTCCGCCAACAATTCCTCGCGCCGCTGGGTCTATGAGCAGTATGACACGCTGATCCAGGGTAATTCGCTGCAGCTTCCGGGCGGTGACGCCGGCGTAATCCGCGTCGAGGGCCACGAGACCAAGGCACTTGCCTTTTCTTCGGACGTTACGCCGCGCTATGTCGAAGCCGATCCGTTCGAGGGCGGCAAGCAGGCGGTCGCCGAGTGCTGGCGCAACCTGACTGCGACCGGGGCGCTGCCGCTCGCCGCCACAGATAATTTGAACTTCGGCAACCCCGAACGGCCGGAGATCATGAGCCAGCTCGTCCATGCGATCAAAGGTATCGGCGAAGCCTGCCAGGCACTCGACTTCCCGATCGTCTCCGGCAACGTCTCGCTCTACAACGAGACCAACGGCCAGGCGATCCTGCCGACCCCTACCATCGGAGGCGTCGGCCTCGTCCGCGACTGGTCGAAGATGGCGCGGATTCGCTTTGCTGCGGCGAACGAGACCATCCTCCTCGCCGGTGCTCCGCAGAGCTGGGGAACGCATATCGGCCAGTCGGTCTACATGCGCGACATCCATGGCCGCACCGACGGTCCCGCGCCGCATGTCGACCTCGGCCATGAACGCAAGGTCGGCGATTTCGTTCGCGGACTGATCGAGGACGGCCTGGTCACGGCCGTGCACGACTGCTCCTCGGGCGGACTTGCGCTCGCCGTGGCCGAGATGGCCATCGCTTCCGGCATCGGCGCGACGATCGATGCACCTGCGGAACACGACCCGATCCCGGTCTTCTACGGCGAAGACCAGGGCCGCTATGTCGTAACCGTCGCGGAGGGTTCGGCCGAGACGGTGGCCGCGCGGGCAAAAGCCGCCGGCGTTGCGCTGCCGGTGATCGGCAGGACAGGCGGAAATGCGGTGCAGCTCGGAAACGCCAGGCCCGTGTCCGTCGATGAATTGCGTTCCGCACATGAGGCGTGGTTCCCCAATTACATGGGTGGCGATCTCGCACCGGACAATTGA